The following coding sequences lie in one Spinacia oleracea cultivar Varoflay chromosome 1, BTI_SOV_V1, whole genome shotgun sequence genomic window:
- the LOC130466285 gene encoding uncharacterized protein yields MYRLSSKSHAWVPNAWLPHVGQFTNIVFLSAVGLCSYLSRGSAMDRLSSEDKGVVEVPAWLSEVYTEDILKAVEAKKKDSSKKSSEGASGDVAKEPTLTATKKRPASSTEAPKPKRPFFKKMGPADAVTKPSVPKPSAPLAEGEVPPIQTPILPPEQKEVPSQVDTEMDSTAGAAADEVAVEQTEAADATTLSREDKGKGKETEAPSTDNASTPPAASPIVEMFKRMRRAEVTSIPPSAGFSSEAKDKILADVYAAIPEEYVRSLPGIDLGFFGSIQSLVLDLFIRCAESRNYRFDMHNEMLKHKDQIENHEQYAEKTARLINLDADKKIALKTEELKKVEEDAEKYEEKLLEHEGNLPC; encoded by the exons atgtatcggctgtcgtcaaagagccatgcctgggtgcctaatgcttggcttccccatgtcggccagttcaccaatatagtctttctttcggccgttggtctttgctcctatttgagtagag GTTCTGCCATGGATCGCTTATCCTCCGAAGACAAGGGTGTAGTGGAAGTACCCGCTTGGCTGTCCGAGGTATATACCGAGGACATTCTCAAGGCTgtggaggccaagaagaaggactcctccaagaagtccagcgagggtgcctctggcgacgtcgccaag GAACCCACCTTGACGGCTACGAAGAAGCGTCCGGCATCTTCGACGGAGGCTCCTAAACCAAAACGgcccttctttaagaagatgggtCCGGCCGACGCTGTCACCAAGCCGTCGGTACCAAAACCGTCCGCTCCCCTGGCTGAGGGGGAGGTTCCTCCTATCCAGACGCCCATTCTTCCTCCTGAGCAAAAGGAGGTTCCTTCCCAGGTGGACACCGAAATGGATAGTACTGCCGGAGCAGCTGCTGACGAAGTAGCAGTCGAACAGACTGAGGCGGCTGACGCCACCACCTTGTCCAGAGAGgacaagggtaaaggcaaggaaactgaggctccttctactgataatGCCTCTACTCCTCCTGCAGCCTCGCCAATTG ttgagatgttcaagcggATGCGTCGGGCCGAGGTGACGAGCATCCCTCCTTCTGCcggttttagctcagaggcaaaggataagatccttgcagatgtgtatgcggccatccctgaggaatacgtgaggtcactccccgggattgacttgggattctttgggtccattcagtcTCTCGTCCTTGAT CTTTTCATTCGCTGTGCCGAGAGTAGGAACTATCGCTTTGATATGCACAATgagatgctcaagcacaaggaccaAATCGAGAATCATGAGCAATATGCTGAGAAGACGGCCAGGTTGATCAACTTGGATGCGGACAAGAAGATCGCTCTGAAGACGGAAGAGCTGAAGAAGGTTGAGGAGGACGCTGAGAAATATGAAGAGAAGTTGCTGGAACATGAGGGCAACTTGCCGTGCTGA